Part of the Desulfatiglans anilini DSM 4660 genome is shown below.
CGCGGCGTTTGCAGCCATCTGCGGGTCCAACGCGGCGACGGCGGCTACGATGACGACCGTCGCCCTCCCCGAAATGAAGAAGTATAAATACGATCCGATGCTTAGCACAGGGGCGATTGCCTGTGGTTCGACGCTCGGCGTCGTCATTCCGCCGAGTGTCGTGCTGATCATCATCGGACTTTCGACGGAGCAATCGATCGCGCGGCTGTTTTACGGCGGCGTGGGGGCCGGCATCCTGCTGGCCGTGCTGCTGACCCTTACCGTATACCTCTGCTGCCGCATCTACCCGACGTGGGGGCCGGCAGGCCCCAGGACGACCCTGGGGGAGAAGTTCAGGGCCCTGCCGGGCGCCTTCGAGATGCTGCTCCTCTTTCTTCTCGTTATGCTGGGTCTTTACTTCGGGTATTTTACGCCCGCGGAGGCCGGGGCCGCGGGTTCCTTTTTTGCCGTGATAATAGCGCTCGCGCAGCGCAGCCTCAGTTGGAAGGGGTTTATCGCCTCCTTTACCGACACCCTGCGAATCTCGTGCATGGTGATCATGATCGTCGCGGGGGCCATGCTGTTCGGCAAGTTCCTCGCCGTGACCCGGATCCCCTATAACATCGCCACCTGGGTGGCGGACCTGCCTGTGCCCGATGTCGTCATCATCAGCATTATCTTCGCCATCTATGTGGTCGGCGGTGCGGTGATGGATGCCCTGGCGCTTTTGCTGATCACGATTCCGATCTTTTTCCCGGTTGCGACCGAACTCGGACATGATCCCATCTGGTTCGGTGTTACTATCACCGTCATTACGACCCTCGGTGCTGTGACACCCCCCGTGGGAGCTACGACGTATGTCGTCGGAGGGATGGCGAAGGACGTGCCGCTCGAAGATGTCTTCAAGGGAGTAGCCTATTTTCTGCCTGCTTATATCCTTTGTGTCGTTCTGCTGATGATTTTTCCGCAAATCATAACCTTCCTGCCGAATCTGATGCATTAGGGGCCCGCCAAATGTGTTCTCAGCGGCTTCGATATGATGAGAAGCCACGCTCTCGACACAGAGGCATGCCGCCGACAGGACTGATCGGTCAAAACGTCATCCGGATGCTGGACCCAACGTGTTCCAGACCGGAGAGCAACGTGGCTTGGACAATGAGGGGATGTCAAACATCCGGTCTGCGAAAAAGGGGTACAGGAAAGAAATGACGAAAACGTTTATGCCTACCGTCAAAACGCAAGAGGAGCTGAAGGCACTGCAGCTGGAAGGTCTGAAGTGGACCGTCAACCACGCCTACCATGGTTCTCCGGTGTACCGCGCCAAACTGGAGCAGGCCGGGGTTAGGCCGGATCAAATCCGGTCTCTGGCCGACATCGAGCGGCTCCCGTTTACGACGGCGGAGGACTTGAAGGAGGGGTACCCATTCCCTCTGCTCTCGGTGCCGTTCGAGAAGGTGGTCCGGATCCACGCCTCGTCCGGGACCACCGGCAAGAGGAAAGTGCTTTCTTACAGCCAAAAGGATGTCCAGGATTGGGCCCACTTCTTTGCACGGTGCTACGAGATGGCCAGGCTTACGGTAGAAGACAGGATCCAGATCGCGGTCGGATACGGGGTGTGG
Proteins encoded:
- a CDS encoding TRAP transporter large permease, which gives rise to MSLAMIGITGILVLLAALFFLGIPVGFAMAIVGFCGYVYVINFKAGLGMLGTDLWGTFSSYGLTVIPLFIFMGQVAFYSGVNSRLYNAAYKWVGQIRGGIAMATVMACAAFAAICGSNAATAATMTTVALPEMKKYKYDPMLSTGAIACGSTLGVVIPPSVVLIIIGLSTEQSIARLFYGGVGAGILLAVLLTLTVYLCCRIYPTWGPAGPRTTLGEKFRALPGAFEMLLLFLLVMLGLYFGYFTPAEAGAAGSFFAVIIALAQRSLSWKGFIASFTDTLRISCMVIMIVAGAMLFGKFLAVTRIPYNIATWVADLPVPDVVIISIIFAIYVVGGAVMDALALLLITIPIFFPVATELGHDPIWFGVTITVITTLGAVTPPVGATTYVVGGMAKDVPLEDVFKGVAYFLPAYILCVVLLMIFPQIITFLPNLMH